The Choristoneura fumiferana chromosome 10, NRCan_CFum_1, whole genome shotgun sequence genome has a segment encoding these proteins:
- the LOC141432017 gene encoding retinoid-inducible serine carboxypeptidase-like, whose amino-acid sequence MLYYWLIISTVLCCLVNGQFGPFKQDFDYVTVRRGAHMFYWLFYTTADVPNYTERPLIVWLQGGPGGSSTGIGNFEILGPLDLSLQERNYTWVNNFNVLFVDNPVGTGYSYVDDWSYYTTTNDQIAVDFVNLMRGFYESHPEFEGVPLYIYGQSYGGKMAVDMGLRMHEAEQAQTIRSNLRGIAMGNAWIHPVDLTLTWGPLLLAAGLVDDAGYENIQKAAREAERLFNEGLYVESTLQWAATQREVFAATHNVDFYNILTKMPAWGPETRSDYEIAREIMIRDLSFTSMTRQEEYNLNYLMNNPVKEALRIPAHVRWGSQSGRVFDMLRGDFMKPVTEGSQLMWMDRLQWPGADNYRNASRNPIWENNQLEGYSKSYGNLRFFWINVAGHSVPRDNPAGANAFLRDMTRFG is encoded by the exons atgttatattattgGTTAATTATTTCAACAGTATTATGCTGTTTAGTGAACg GTCAATTTGGACCATTTAAGCAGGACTTCGACTATGTAACAGTACGTAGAGGTGCTCATATGTTCTACTGGTTGTTTTATACGACTGCTGATGTTCCCAACTACACTGAACGGCCTCTCATCGTTTGGCTGCAAGGTGGACCGGGAGGCTCGTCCACTGGAATTGGTAATTTCGAGATATTAGGACCTCTCGACTTGTCACTTCAGGAAAGGAACTACACTTGG GTAAATAATTTCAACGTCCTCTTTGTTGATAATCCCGTAGGCACGGGttacagctatgtcgatgaTTGGAGCTATTACACTACAACAAATGACCAAATCG CTGTGGACTTTGTTAATCTCATGCGAGGCTTCTATGAGTCGCATCCGGAGTTCGAGGGAGTACCGCTTTACATTTACGGGCAGTCCTATGGTGGAAAAATGGCTGTCGACATGGGTCTACGAATGCATGAG GCGGAACAAGCCCAAACAATTAGATCCAACCTGCGTGGTATAGCTATGGGTAACGCCTGGATACATCCCGTGGACCTCACTCTTACATGGGGCCCACTACTACTAGCGGCTGGTTTGGTCGATGACGCCGGCTACGAAAATATCCAAAAAGCTGCGAGAGAAGCAGAAAGACTGTTCAACGAGGGCTTGTATGTAGAGTCTACTCTACAATGGGCGGCTACACAACGGGAAGTGTTCGCTGCAACTCATAACGTTGACTTCTATAATATTTTAACCAAGATGCCAGCTTGGGGGCCGGAAACTAGGAGTGATTATG AAATAGCGAGGGAGATCATGATTCGTGacctgtctttcacgtcgatgACGAGACAGGAAGAGTACAACCTCAACTATCTGATGAACAATCCAGTGAAGGAGGCGCTGCGGATACCTGCCCACGTTCGGTGGGGCTCGCAGTCTGGTCGAGTGTTCGACATGCTTAGGGGAGACTTTATGAAGCCAGTCACCGAAGGAA GTCAACTGATGTGGATGGATCGCTTGCAATGGCCCGGAGCTGACAACTACAGGAACGCCTCTAGAAATCCAATTTGGGAAAACAATCAGCTAGAAGGATATTCGAAATCTTATGGAAACTTAAGATTCTTTTGGATAAATGTTGCTGGCCACAGC GTCCCAAGGGACAATCCAGCTGGAGCTAATGCTTTCCTACGAGATATGACCAGATTCGGTTGA
- the LOC141431740 gene encoding uncharacterized protein, with protein sequence MVKKSVIIISVTAGVVIAAGLGVLIWWLVAGRDPFTTVELNSRSIGDVENTAAVTRIRRSGDMFWWFFPSHAEEPTSRPIILWLDGVTGAPPSLLANFGMFGPYDFNLNKRNESWVDQYNLLFVDAPLGTGFSAAQSDSSIPNTLEENIDHLMFTLESFYSMHGGYEDTPLYIFGQGHGSQLGLALALRLTGENEIAFTHNLSGIVIANGIVSPALALTKLSFYLWELGYVDENGREAIERFSKETTDLVNNGQLGAAFDHFLSLGEYTNEIVGAAAVNLGHIVEKLPRDARQGYFGQQEYLNRMFDIDTSRFMDTTVASALGISRGSYGARQNAALLAFRSSFMEPDTNKIEYILQNTDLSVTIYNGNLDAVSNTPGQLEWVNALQWPGQQAFLSSPRQTLIVNRQVQGYFRETDRFAFYWINAAGQSVPLDSPETMRRVVDRITSTLWTLLISCEASMSRIRSSREYRFTFTGSPMVEKMAVDMGLRMHEAEQAQTIRSNLRGIAMGNAWIHPVDLTLTWGPLLLAAGLVDDAGYENIQKAAREAERLFNEGLYVESTLQWAATQREVFAATHNVDFYNILTKMPAWGPETRSDYEIAREIMIRDLSFTSMTRQEEYNLNYLMNNPVKEALRIPAHVRWGSQSGRVFDMLRGDFMKPVTEGIERLLNETDIIVQKYNGNLDLICDTPGQLMWMDRLQWPGADNYRNASRNPIWENNQLEGYSKSYGNLRFFWINVAGHSNITMVKKSVIIISVTAGVVIAAGLGVLIWWLVAGRDPFTTVELNSRSIGDVENTAAVTRIRRSGDMFWWFFPSHAEEPTSRPIILWLDGVTGAPPSLLANFGMFGPYDFNLNKRNESWVDQYNLLFVDAPLGTGFSAAQSDSSIPNTLEENIDHLMFTLESFYSMHDGYEDTPLYIFGQGHGSQLGLALALRLTGENEIAFTHNLSGIVIANGIVSPALALTKLSFYLWELGYVDENGREAIERFSKETTDLVNNGQLGAAFDHFLSLGEYTNEIVGAAAVNLGHIVEKLPRDARQGYFGQQEYLNRMFDIDTSRFMDTTVASALGISRGSYGARQNAALRAFRSSFMEPDTNKIEYILQNTDLSVTIYNGNLDAVSNTPGQLEWVNALQWPGQQAFLSSPRQTLIVNRQVQGYFRETDRFAFYWINAAGQSVPLDSPETMRRVVDRITST encoded by the exons ATGGTGAAAAAATCAGTTATTATAATTTCGGTAACTGCTGGTGTGGTGATAGCCGCCGGCTTAGGTGTGCTTATTTGGTGGCTGGTCGCTGGACGTGACCCTTTTACAACAGTGG AGCTCAACAGCCGATCTATAGGCGATGTTGAAAACACAGCAGCGGTCACCAGAATACGACGCAGCGGTGACATGTTCTGGTGGTTCTTCCCATCGCATGCCGAAGAACCTACTTCCCGACCAATCATTCTATGGCTTGATGGGGTGACAGGAGCTCCGCCAAGTTTACTCGCCAATTTCGGAATGTTCGGACCATATGATTTCAATCTAAACAAACGTAATGAGTCTTGG GTCGATCAATACAATCTGTTATTCGTGGATGCGCCTTTAGGCACCGGCTTCAGTGCGGCACAATCGGATAGTTCAATTCCAAATACCCTTGAGGAGAACA TTGATCACTTGATGTTTACTTTGGAATCGTTTTACTCAATGCATGGCGGGTATGAAGATACACCCCTTTACATATTTGGCCAAGGTCATGGATCGCAGTTGGGGCTGGCTCTCGCTCTTCGTCTGACGGGAGAAAATGAAATT GCATTTACTCACAATCTTTCTGGCATTGTAATCGCCAATGGAATAGTATCTCCAGCTCTTGCTCTAACGAAACTCAGCTTTTACTTGTGGGAGCTCGGATACGTGGACGAGAACGGGCGCGAGGCTATTGAGAGATTCTCAAAGGAAACCACCGATTTAGTTAACAACGGACAACTGGGAGCAGCTTTTGATCACTTCTTGTCGTTGGGCGAATACACAAACGAAATTGTTGGAGCGGCGGCCGTTAATTTAGGACACATTGTTGAAAAATTGCCACGTGACGCCCGGCAAG gaTATTTTGGACAGCAAGAATACCTCAACCGCATGTTTGACATTGACACGTCCAGGTTTATGGACACCACTGTAGCATCTGCCTTGGGAATCAGTCGCGGTTCTTACGGCGCGCGACAAAATGCTGCTCTCCTGGCATTTAGAAGTTCGTTTATGGAGCCAGACACCAACAAAA TTGAATACATACTCCAAAACACGGATCTCAGCGTGACTATCTACAACGGCAACCTAGACGCAGTGTCCAACACACCAG GTCAACTGGAGTGGGTAAATGCACTCCAATGGCCGGGTCAGCAGGCGTTCCTGAGTAGTCCTCGGCAGACTCTCATCGTCAACAGACAGGTCCAAGGCTACTTCAGAGAGACAGACCGATTTGCATTCTACTGGATAAATGCTGCTGGCCAATCG GTTCCCCTGGACAGCCCAGAAACCATGAGACGTGTTGTGGATCGAATAACATCAACA CTGTGGACTTTGTTAATCTCATGCGAGGCTTCTATGAGTCGCATCCGGAGTTCGAGGGAGTACCGCTTTACATTTACGGGCAGTCCTATGGTGGAAAAAATGGCTGTCGACATGGGTCTACGAATGCATGAG GCGGAACAAGCCCAAACAATTAGATCCAACCTGCGTGGTATAGCTATGGGTAACGCCTGGATACATCCCGTGGATCTCACTCTTACATGGGGCCCACTACTACTAGCGGCTGGTTTGGTCGATGACGCCGGCTACGAAAATATCCAAAAAGCTGCGAGAGAAGCAGAAAGACTGTTCAACGAGGGCTTGTATGTAGAGTCTACTCTACAATGGGCGGCTACACAACGGGAAGTGTTCGCTGCAACTCATAACGTTGACTTCTATAATATTTTAACCAAGATGCCAGCTTGGGGGCCGGAAACTAGGAGTGATTATG AAATAGCGAGGGAGATCATGATTCGTGacctgtctttcacgtcgatgACGAGACAGGAAGAGTACAACCTCAACTATCTGATGAACAATCCAGTGAAGGAGGCGCTGCGGATACCTGCCCACGTTCGGTGGGGCTCGCAGTCTGGTCGAGTGTTCGACATGCTTAGGGGAGACTTTATGAAGCCAGTCACCGAAGGAA TTGAGAGGCTGCTTAATGAAACGGACATAATTGTACAGAAATATAATGGAAATTTGGATTTGATTTGCGATACTCCAG GTCAACTGATGTGGATGGATCGCTTGCAATGGCCCGGAGCTGACAACTACAGGAACGCCTCTAGAAATCCAATTTGGGAAAACAATCAGCTAGAAGGATATTCGAAATCTTATGGAAACTTAAGATTCTTTTGGATAAATGTTGCTGGCCACAGC AATATAACAATGGTGAAAAAATCAGTTATTATAATTTCGGTAACTGCTGGTGTGGTGATAGCCGCCGGCTTAGGTGTGCTTATTTGGTGGCTGGTCGCTGGACGTGACCCTTTTACAACAGTGG AGCTCAACAGCCGATCTATAGGCGATGTTGAAAACACAGCAGCGGTCACCAGAATACGACGCAGCGGTGACATGTTCTGGTGGTTCTTCCCATCGCATGCCGAAGAACCTACTTCCCGACCAATCATTCTATGGCTTGATGGGGTGACAGGAGCTCCGCCAAGTTTACTCGCCAATTTCGGAATGTTCGGACCATATGATTTCAATCTAAACAAACGTAATGAGTCTTGG GTCGATCAATACAATCTGTTATTCGTGGATGCGCCTTTAGGCACCGGCTTCAGTGCGGCACAATCGGATAGTTCAATTCCAAATACCCTTGAGGAGAACA TTGATCACTTGATGTTTACTTTGGAATCGTTTTACTCAATGCATGACGGGTATGAAGATACACCCCTTTACATATTTGGCCAAGGTCATGGATCGCAGTTGGGGCTGGCTCTCGCTCTTCGTCTGACGGGAGAAAATGAAATT gCATTTACTCACAATCTTTCTGGCATTGTAATCGCCAATGGAATAGTATCTCCAGCTCTTGCTCTAACGAAACTCAGCTTTTACTTGTGGGAGCTCGGATACGTGGACGAGAACGGGCGCGAGGCTATTGAGAGATTCTCAAAGGAAACCACCGATTTAGTTAACAACGGACAACTGGGAGCAGCTTTTGATCACTTCTTGTCGTTGGGCGAATACACAAACGAAATTGTTGGAGCGGCGGCCGTTAATTTAGGACACATTGTTGAAAAATTGCCACGTGACGCCCGGCAAG gaTATTTTGGACAGCAAGAATACCTCAACCGCATGTTTGACATTGACACGTCCAGGTTTATGGACACCACTGTAGCATCTGCCTTGGGAATCAGTCGCGGTTCTTACGGCGCGCGACAAAATGCTGCTCTCCGGGCATTTAGGAGTTCGTTTATGGAGCCAGACACCAACAAAA TTGAATACATACTCCAAAACACGGATCTCAGCGTGACTATCTACAACGGCAACCTAGACGCAGTGTCCAACACACCAG GTCAACTGGAGTGGGTAAATGCACTCCAATGGCCGGGTCAGCAGGCGTTCCTGAGTAGTCCTCGGCAGACTCTCATCGTCAACAGACAGGTCCAAGGCTACTTCAGAGAGACAGACCGATTTGCATTCTACTGGATAAATGCTGCTGGCCAATCG